The following is a genomic window from Candidatus Hydrogenedentota bacterium.
ACCAAATCCGCAACACGCCTCCCAGCGGATGCGCCCACTGCAACCCCTTGCGCATATGAGCCACTTCTTCGTGTCTCGCGAAACTCCACGCCAGCGTGCAATAAGCCGCAAACGCCGCGCCCGTGTAGACCGCCCACTCAAAATGCAACATGCCAACGGTATCCGCCTGCAACAGTCCCGCGATTCCGAGCGGCAACGGCAATACATGCCTCAGCAGCATCCCCGCCATGGAATTAAGGAACCGGTCTATACGGTCGTCGCAGTGGATGCGCGTCTTCCGCGTGAGGAAGTCGCGCAATTGCGCGTAGCCCCGGTAGATCCGGAATCGCACCATGTCGCGAGTCCACGCCACGCCCATGTTCCCGCCCCACTGCTTAAACGTCGCCGCCAGCATCTCATCCTCGGGTGTCTGCGAACGAAACGCCGAATGTCCCCCACACTCGAAATACGAGTCGCGCCGGTACAGCATAAAGGGTCCGACGCCAAGCGCCGGAGACTTAGCGTGGTTCATGCGCGCGCGACGCACCCGCATCAGAATTCCGCACCAAGCCAGCGGCATCACCAATTCCTCCGCCAGCGATTGATTGTCAAGCCACACCACGCACGTCAGATAATCGAGATCTTCCTTCTGTGCAAACGCCATGGCGCGGCGCAACGCCTTCGGATGGAAAATCGTGTCCGCGTCGGTCTGAAGAATCCAGGGCCGGTCCGCGTCCGGCTCATGCATGGCCTGCCACACGGCATTGACCTTCCCGTGCCAGCCTTCCTGCAACGGCGGGTTGTGTAGCACACGCAGATTCGGCAATTCGCTTGCCAGCCGGTCGAGTATCGCGCCGGTCGAATCCGTCGAATGATCGTTGACTACGAGAACGCGAACTCCGGGATAGTCCAGCGCGCACATCGAACGTACCGCCGCTTCAATGCCCACCTCTTCGTTGCGCGCCGGCGCGATGACGAGCACGGGAGGCAGATCGTTGTCCTCTTCTCCTTCTTGCGATTGAAGTGTGAGGCAGTGGTGGTCCTTCAGATTGCGAAGAAAGATGTGCCGGCGGATCAGATTGAGGTAGCACAAGTACAGAAAGACGAGTACAGCCGGGACGATGGTATACAGTGGTCGCACGATAAATGGCGCAACCACCAGGGCAATCGCTGCGAGCATAAGCGCAAGCCCGCCCCATTGGCTCCGCGACTTCTCCCGCACATTCGATTCGGACGCATTCTCGGCCATAACTTCCTGACTCCAGACATAAAGCGAGCCGGGCGGCGCTGCTTACAGTCGCCGCCCGGCCAAAGCATAGTCCAGTGCGCGCTCCCAACGCTACTAAGCTGGACGGATCTCCTTCGAGTTACTCTCCGGTTTAGCCATACGTTCGGCATGTCCAGCTACGGCGTCAGGAGTCGTCGTACTCGGACCACTCATACCTGGACCACCTCCTTTCCGACCACAACCGCGTATCCCGAAAGCTCCCTATCGAGCTTCATTGCCGCGCTGCGTCTGTTTCTTGACTCAATAGTACCACATGCCATGCGCATGTCAAGGGGGCAGAGCCTGCAAATCGAGTTGTTTCGAGGTTCCGAATCACAGTGGTCATAGCTAAGAATTGCCGTGCCTCTGTTTCCGCGAAAACGGACCGCCGTATTCAAGCTAGTACTACTTGAGGTCAGCGAATGCCACTCCCCGTGTACGCTCGTCGTTTTCTTCAATTGAAATCTTGTTAATCATGTAAATCCTGTCCAAAGAATCCGGATTCAGGCTGAGGAAATAGAACGCGTCCCTGCTCTCCCCCCCACGTCTGTCCGTAACCGGCAATTGCACATCGCGCGGAACACGCCGGCCTCGTGAATTCCTCTCCAGCCTGGCACGAACACTTGCGTCAACACCGCGCGTCGCACACTGCTCCGTGCTTCGAATGGGAACTCCCCATCTCGTTAAGGTATCCTTTACTCATCATGAATACAGCGCCTTTCGATTTCGCCTTCGAGAATTACCCGCTCGCGCCCCTAACGCTCTACAACGTAGGCGGTCCGGCGCGCCTGGCCCTGGTACCGCGCACCATTAACGAAGCACGCGACGCCTACGAATGGATGCGCGCGCAAGATACCAAGCGCATCGTGCTGGGCGGCGGCTCGAATGTCCTCATCGACGACAACGGTTTCGACGGCATCGTTATGATTACGAGCGGCCTGACGGGTGTTTCCGAACTCGGCGATCACCGCTACTCCATCGAGTCAGGCGTGGTGCTCGACCACGTTGTCACATGCATCATGATCCCCAACAACTATGCCCTTGTGGGTGCCCTCACGGGCATTCCCGGCAGCGTCGGCGGAGCGATCTACATGAATGCCGGCACCGTCAACGGTTCCACGTGCATGCTCCTCGAATCGGTTGAGGTCATGACTCCCGCCGACGGCTATGCATGCGTCCCCATGTCCGAATCGCTCTACAGCTACCGAGGCCAGACCTTCTGCCCACGCGGCGGACTCATCCTGGGCGGCGTGTTTCGATTTGAACAGGCGGCCGAAGACCAACGCGCCATCTACGACCACTACATCCAACGCCGCAAAGAAAAACAGCCGCAAGGGAAATGCTGCGGCAGCGTATTCAAGAATCCCAACGGCGACCACGCTGGGCGCCTTATCGAAGCCTGTGGTCTCAAAGGCACGCGCCACGGCGGCGCAGTCATCAGCCCCATGCATGCCAACTTCATCATGAACGAGGACAACGCCACCAGCGCAGATATCCTTGCCCTCATCGCACTCGTGAAAAAAACGGTACACGACACGTTCGGCGTGAAACTTGAGGAAGAAGTCGTATACATAAACTGAATCAACGGCTAGCATCAATTTTCCGCCCCGCTGCAGGTTGACGACACCTGACTTGCCGAGTATCCTGCACTCGAATGTATGGAGAAGATGGACCATGAAAACGGTTACAGCTAGAGTGCTGGATGCTACGCACCTTGAGCTCAGTCAGCCTATTGCCATGCAGCAAGGACAGACCATTTTGATATCGGTCGTCGAATCCGCGTGCAACGATCCGGAGAGGCAACAGTGGCTTGCCTTTTCGTCAGAAAACCTGTCTGACGCCTACTCCGACTCCGAGCCAGAGTACTTGGACTCCATGGTGAAGGAGTCTAAC
Proteins encoded in this region:
- the murB gene encoding UDP-N-acetylmuramate dehydrogenase, encoding MNTAPFDFAFENYPLAPLTLYNVGGPARLALVPRTINEARDAYEWMRAQDTKRIVLGGGSNVLIDDNGFDGIVMITSGLTGVSELGDHRYSIESGVVLDHVVTCIMIPNNYALVGALTGIPGSVGGAIYMNAGTVNGSTCMLLESVEVMTPADGYACVPMSESLYSYRGQTFCPRGGLILGGVFRFEQAAEDQRAIYDHYIQRRKEKQPQGKCCGSVFKNPNGDHAGRLIEACGLKGTRHGGAVISPMHANFIMNEDNATSADILALIALVKKTVHDTFGVKLEEEVVYIN
- a CDS encoding glycosyltransferase family 2 protein, whose product is MAENASESNVREKSRSQWGGLALMLAAIALVVAPFIVRPLYTIVPAVLVFLYLCYLNLIRRHIFLRNLKDHHCLTLQSQEGEEDNDLPPVLVIAPARNEEVGIEAAVRSMCALDYPGVRVLVVNDHSTDSTGAILDRLASELPNLRVLHNPPLQEGWHGKVNAVWQAMHEPDADRPWILQTDADTIFHPKALRRAMAFAQKEDLDYLTCVVWLDNQSLAEELVMPLAWCGILMRVRRARMNHAKSPALGVGPFMLYRRDSYFECGGHSAFRSQTPEDEMLAATFKQWGGNMGVAWTRDMVRFRIYRGYAQLRDFLTRKTRIHCDDRIDRFLNSMAGMLLRHVLPLPLGIAGLLQADTVGMLHFEWAVYTGAAFAAYCTLAWSFARHEEVAHMRKGLQWAHPLGGVLRIWFTARGMLQALRGKEMDWRGRKHINPRAQG